A stretch of Mya arenaria isolate MELC-2E11 chromosome 14, ASM2691426v1 DNA encodes these proteins:
- the LOC128217195 gene encoding uncharacterized protein LOC128217195, with the protein MAFNVDSSLHKASDLIHEFTCSPCEEDGLYSEAQNFCVDCSKYYCYRCEPKHGGLFKRHSVLGRKDVTKWAAVPWTVVDDLERCEHHRGKKVELFCGDHQELCCQICVNILHRQCSLIHIPDVAKGIYDKPEVKRLPQQIANIQSQIKKQTGSRKNQQQCIRDSRTRILQEIRTLRSTIDNALNQLEQNTIKELDVMVATLEQQIKTNIKQFAQFSKDIKSLADYIAKGKMDDSLAYVGYSKCQKLIRETNAFVEDNKTKEKVNLEFVLNTGLNDVIAPLLSLRWFGEITDTSHVFTTEHVKRFNTAIASDREHNTISGICELLGGELVLVDNFNSCIKLLNQVYKVVDHCDVPTHPRDVCHIAGNELAVSVNSNIENRHEVRFFNVMNSKLQQTRKITFSHSVLKIAHHKGRMYIASGTALYSYDKASKDGGKLFEDKSDTLTVLKCAVSSDGSKIYVANYSKDQLLTLDSAGNKLATLSDPDMKSPRAIHVSPVGHVFVGSYGSNTVLQVDREGKRKLATLTTQFNGLVKPQSLCYCSRTSCLVVGQFDNNNVIVLKLK; encoded by the exons atgGCATTTAATGTCGATTCATCTCTTCATAAGGCGTCGGATTTAATTCATGAATTCACATGTTCTCCATGTGAAGAGGACGGACTTTACTCTGAGGCTCAGAACTTTTGTGTGGACTGTTCAAAGTACTACTGCTATCGATGCGAGCCCAAACATGGCGGCCTGTTTAAGCGGCACAGCGTACTCGGCCGAAAGGACGTGACAAAATGGGCGGCGGTGCCTTGGACGGTCGTGGACGATCTGGAAAGATGCGAGCACCATCGCGGGAAAAAAGTGGAGCTGTTCTGCGGAGATCACCAAGAACTGTGTTGCCAAATATGCGTCAACATTCTTCACAG ACAATGTTCGTTGATACATATACCAGACGTAGCCAAAGGAATTTATGACAAACCAGAAGTTAAACGGCTTCCACAACAAATCGCCAACATCCAATCACAAATCAAGAAGCAGACGGGTTCCCgcaaaaatcaacaacaatgtATCCGCGACTCTCGTACACGTATCCTACAAGAGATCAGAACTTTGCGAAGTACAATCGACAATGCCCTTAACCAATTGGAGCAAAACACAATCAAAGAGTTGGACGTTATGGTAGCAACACTTGAGCAGcaaataaagacaaacattAAACAGTTTGCACAGTTCAGCAAAGACATAAAATCACTTGCAGATTACATTGCGAAGGGTAAGATGGACGATTCCCTGGCATATGTAGGATATTCAAAATGCCAGAAATTAATTAGAGAAACCAATGCTTTTGTCGAGGACAACAAAACCAAAGAGAAAGTAAATTTGGAGTTTGTATTAAATACAGGGCTAAACGACGTTATTGCTCCCCTCCTTTCTCTGAGGTGGTTTGGAGAGATTACTGATACGTCCCATGTTTTCACGACTGAGCACGTGAAACGATTTAATACAGCAATTGCAAGTGACAGAGAGCATAATACCATAAGTGGAATATGTGAACTACTAGGCGGCGAGCTCGTTCTCGTTGACAATTTCAATAGCTGTATAAAGCTCCTGAACCAGGTGTACAAGGTCGTCGATCACTGTGACGTTCCAACTCATCCACGAGATGTGTGCCACATTGCGGGTAATGAGCTGGCAGTTTCTGTCAACTCTAATATTGAGAACAGACATGAAGTTCGCTTCTTCAACGTGATGAATTCAAAGCTACAACAGACAAGAAAGATAACGTTCAGTCACAGTGTACTCAAAATAGCTCATCATAAAGGACGTATGTACATCGCATCGGGCACTGCGCTTTACTCTTACGACAAGGCAAGCAAAGATGGTGGAAAGTTGTTTGAGGACAAGTCAGATACGCTCACCGTTTTGAAATGTGCTGTAAGCTCTGACGGCAGTAAAATTTACGTCGCAAATTACTCCAAAGATCAACTTCTTACCTTGGATAGTGCAGGAAATAAACTAGCAACGCTCAGCGATCCTGATATGAAAAGTCCACGCGCTATACACGTGTCGCCTGTAGGTCACGTTTTTGTCGGCTCTTATGGCTCAAACACCGTACTTCAAGTGGACAGAGAAGGAAAGAGGAAGCTGGCTACACTAACCACACAGTTTAATGGATTGGTGAAACCACAATCCCTGTGTTACTGTAGCCGTACATCCTGTCTGGTTGTGGGacaatttgataataataacgttattgttttaaagttgaaataa